A genomic window from Parasteatoda tepidariorum isolate YZ-2023 chromosome 10, CAS_Ptep_4.0, whole genome shotgun sequence includes:
- the LOC107448433 gene encoding protein dispatched homolog 1 isoform X1 encodes MWYARQVANYPCYVIFIILTGAILFIILSVTQTELPNFKDPLLGFESRGTDLSKRATAWHNLLKSTSWDGPLTFYPGSIVTDISNETIEAAQWRQSSSKNGTPAAESSGPWLEFETDEQNYGSLHKEDDSGRIVFERPPSPNIKLTKIPTLEGKNFFCNNPSRDYAHVIMQSSSGKNLLTVEGLKSICDVDENKLRKSDYFSELCEQSPVGSCCRSWSISNYVALLRNLSTCHAIGQSDVNAVLELLVSCASYYHNMKLSHDCAMDPALCRGVPRHCIEYDAVYNILHYLTDINFLNPKHPPTPQLTYTAVFLPIAQSSAALNYYEDLESEDLCSNDVVVAGMEFGLKYRLFTVTLQNDAVYVVLAGMLIFFFLWIYSSSFFVTFMTLCGVVFSMATAYFMYSLVYQIKFFPFINLLTVIIIIGIGADDACIYCKIWSCAKAEKSNGTLVKLVCDTFHHACLSMLVTSITTAAAFFGSMISNITAVRCFSIFAGTAVLANFFFTISWLPASVTIAEKWCSSTCLLVSPLGLYLPQFQHIPWFSSLCNSFWKIHYSFTDSSRVFFEKILPCIIVKSRYFWLVLFTTLATGAAVVVFYYPRLQLPDSKEFQLFKTEHPFEQYDLYLKKFFWFEKAREQDVFRKLPIRIVWGVLPVDTGDYLDPYDRGALSIDPLFDMAQPEAQLWLYKFCTQLRNQTFYQLTSGPLLFNCFIETFRLWMERRCVDGITDANRTPCCESSKFPFSVKVFNYCIKQAVGILHHNPGYFAVPVMEGVRFSKSTAKVQAIVVQYDSIYSYSNSYTEMYEFSHSVDGWVSGMLKTAPDGLKNGWFVSDLEFFDLQDSLSRGTVIAIGVAIAVSFIALLLTTLNLLMSIYAIVTIACIIIVTVASLVLLGWKLNVLESTTVSIAIGLAVDLTLHYAVAYKLSPQEDRESSVVFALSHVGSPVAMAAFTTFMAGALIFPSTVLAYLQIGTFLVLLMSISWLYSTFFFLSILSIAGPVNEFLQLSYSSFNVCSECETAAVPVEKNVFALSESTLSSSSASYPNQIPTSESHELEPLTAIKAGHIDVPKFKKKYSHRSIRPRSESLSSAPTRTRDSAIPFKMSKTPRKISLPTVSVTFHGEPNPDSSIGGATSSSTIVCADEEREPLSKDDVSDSWIGKEISL; translated from the exons ATGTG gtATGCGCGTCAAGTGGCCAATTACCCTTGTTATgtcattttcataattcttaCTGGGGCTATTCTATTTATTATCCTTAGTGTCACTCAGACTGAACTGCCAAACTTTAAAGATCCTCTATTG GGCTTTGAATCGCGTGGGACGGATCTCTCAAAACGCGCAACCGCTTGGCACAATCTCCTGAAGAGTACCAGTTGGGATGGACCCCTCACTTTCTATCCTGGCAGCATTGTGACAGACATCAGTAATGAAACCATTGAAGCGGCACAGTGGCGACAGTCTTCTTCCAAAAACGGAACGCCTGCTGCAGAGAGCTCGGGGCCGTGGCTCGAATTCGAGACGGACGAACAAAACTATGGTAGCCTGCACAAGGAGGACGATTCTGGACGCATTGTCTTTGAAAGGCCCCCCTCTCCCAACATCAAACTCACTAAAATACCAACTCTTGAAGGaaagaatttcttttgtaataatCCAT ctCGAGATTATGCTCATGTCATTATGCAATCCTCATCTGGCAAAAATCTGTTGACGGTAGAGGGCCTCAAAAGCATATGTGATGTTGACGAAAACAAACTCCGCAAGTCTGACTATTTCTCTGAGCTTTGTGAGCAGTCACCCGTCGGCTCTTGTTGCCGCAGCTGGTCCATCTCCAATTACGTCGCCTTGCTTAGAAACCTTTCCACTTGCCACGCCATCGGTCAGTCGGACGTGAACGCTGTTCTCGAACTCCTCGTCTCCTGCGCATCCTACTACCACAACATGAAACTGAGCCACGACTGTGCCATGGATCCTGCACTGTGCCGTGGCGTGCCCAGGCACTGCATCGAGTACGACGCCGTGTACAACATCCTTCACTATCTCACCGACATCAATTTCCTGAATCCCAAACATCCCCCGACCCCTCAGTTGACGTACACGGCAGTGTTTCTCCCGATCGCTCAGAGTTCGGCTGCCTTGAATTACTACGAAGATCTGGAGAGTGAGGATCTATGCAGCAACGACGTGGTGGTTGCCGGAATGGAGTTTGGCTTGAAATACAGGCTGTTCACCGTCACTCTGCAAAATGATGCAGTTTACGTGGTGTTGGCCGGAATGCTCATCTTCTTCTTTCTTTGGATATATTCGTCGTCTTTTTTTGTCACCTTCATGACGCTGTGTGGTGTTGTATTTTCCATGGCCACTGCATATTTCATGTATTCCCTTGTCTACCAGATAAAGTTTTTTCCATTCATTAATCTGCTCACCGTCATCATTATAATAG GTATAGGTGCTGATGATGCGTGTATATATTGTAAGATATGGAGCTGTGCCAAAGCGGAGAAGAGCAATGGGACACTAGTTAAGTTAGTTTGTGATACATTTCACCATGCCTGCCTCTCCATGCTTGTTACTAGTATAACAACAGCGGCTGCATTTTTTGGTAGCATGATTAGCAATATTACTGCAGTACGCTGTTTCAG CATATTTGCTGGAACTGCTGTGCTTGCCAATTTTTTCTTCACGATATCATGGCTTCCAGCTTCCGTGACGATTGCAGAGAAATGGTGCTCGAGTACTTGCCTGCTGGTATCTCCTCTAGGGTTGTATCTTCCTCAGTTCCAGCACATTCCGTGGTTCTCCTCACTCTGCAACTCCTTCTGGAAGATCCACTACAGCTTCACTGACTCTTCTCGTGTCTTCTTCGAGAAAATCCTGCCTTGCATCATCGTGAAATCGAGGTATTTCTGGCTGGTGCTCTTCACGACGTTAGCCACTGGTGCCGCGGTAGTCGTTTTCTACTACCCCAGACTCCAACTCCCCGACTCCAAAGAGTTCCAACTCTTCAAAACCGAACACCCTTTCGAACAGTATGATTTGTATCTGAAGAAATTCTTCTGGTTCGAAAAAGCGAGGGAACAAGACGTGTTCAGGAAGCTCCCCATCCGCATCGTCTGGGGTGTCTTGCCTGTGGACACCGGCGACTACTTGGACCCGTACGATCGAGGGGCTCTCTCCATCGACCCGCTTTTCGACATGGCTCAGCCTGAAGCGCAGTTGTGGCTGTACAAGTTTTGCACGCAGCTGAGGAACCAGACTTTCTACCAGCTCACGAGTGGCCCCCTCCTCTTCAACTGTTTCATCGAGACGTTCAGGTTGTGGATGGAGAGGCGGTGCGTGGACGGCATCACCGACGCGAACAGGACACCGTGCTGCGAGTCATCCAAGTTCCCGTTCAGCGTGAAAGTCTTCAACTACTGCATCAAGCAGGCAGTGGGCATTCTGCACCACAATCCAGGCTACTTCGCTGTCCCGGTCATGGAAGGAGTGCGGTTCTCCAAGTCCACCGCGAAAGTGCAAGCCATCGTCGTGCAGTACGACAGCATTTACTCCTACTCGAACTCGTACACGGAAATGTACGAGTTCAGCCACTCCGTGGATGGATGGGTGAGCGGGATGTTGAAGACCGCTCCCGATGGTTTGAAGAACGGATGGTTCGTGAGCGATTTGGAGTTCTTTGACTTGCAAGACAGTTTATCGAGGGGGACTGTGATAGCCATTGGTGTCGCCATTGCTGTTTCTTTTATTGCTCTGCTGCTTACGACTCTTAACTTGCTGATGAGTATTTACGCTATCGTTACGATCGCGTGCATCATAATAGTGACGGTTGCCTCCTTGGTGCTGTTGGGGTGGAAGTTAAACGTCCTCGAGAGCACTACTGTGTCCATAGCCATCGGACTGGCCGTGGATTTAACACTGCACTATGCCGTCGCTTACAAGCTGTCACCGCAAGAAGACCGCGAATCCTCGGTCGTCTTCGCCCTGAGCCACGTCGGCAGTCCGGTCGCGATGGCGGCTTTCACCACCTTCATGGCGGGAGCTCTGATCTTCCCTTCGACTGTCCTAGCCTACCTGCAAATAGGCACGTTCCTCGTCCTCTTGATGTCCATCAGTTGGCTCTACTCGACTTTCTTCTTCTTATCTATTTTAAGCATCGCCGGACCGGTCAACGAATTCCTGCAACTGAGCTACTCTTCTTTCAACGTCTGCTCGGAGTGCGAGACCGCTGCAGTCCCCGTCGAGAAGAACGTGTTCGCCCTCTCCGAGTCGACGCTGTCGTCGAGCAGCGCGAGCTATCCGAATCAGATACCGACCAGCGAGAGCCACGAACTGGAACCCCTGACCGCCATCAAAGCGGGTCACATCGACGTGCCGAAGTTCAAGAAGAAGTACAGCCACCGGTCCATTCGACCCCGCTCAGAGAGTCTGTCTTCTGCCCCGACTAGGACTAGAGATAGTGCCATACCTTTCAAAATGAGCAAGACTCCCAGGAAGATCAGTCTGCCCACGGTGAGTGTCACTTTTCACGGAGAACCGAATCCCGACTCGTCGATCGGGGGGGCCACGAGTTCGTCCACCATCGTGTGTGCCGACGAGGAGAGAGAACCTCTGTCGAAAGATGATGTCTCCGATTCTTGGATCGGAAAGGAAATAAGTTTATAA
- the LOC107448433 gene encoding protein dispatched homolog 1 isoform X2: protein MYARQVANYPCYVIFIILTGAILFIILSVTQTELPNFKDPLLGFESRGTDLSKRATAWHNLLKSTSWDGPLTFYPGSIVTDISNETIEAAQWRQSSSKNGTPAAESSGPWLEFETDEQNYGSLHKEDDSGRIVFERPPSPNIKLTKIPTLEGKNFFCNNPSRDYAHVIMQSSSGKNLLTVEGLKSICDVDENKLRKSDYFSELCEQSPVGSCCRSWSISNYVALLRNLSTCHAIGQSDVNAVLELLVSCASYYHNMKLSHDCAMDPALCRGVPRHCIEYDAVYNILHYLTDINFLNPKHPPTPQLTYTAVFLPIAQSSAALNYYEDLESEDLCSNDVVVAGMEFGLKYRLFTVTLQNDAVYVVLAGMLIFFFLWIYSSSFFVTFMTLCGVVFSMATAYFMYSLVYQIKFFPFINLLTVIIIIGIGADDACIYCKIWSCAKAEKSNGTLVKLVCDTFHHACLSMLVTSITTAAAFFGSMISNITAVRCFSIFAGTAVLANFFFTISWLPASVTIAEKWCSSTCLLVSPLGLYLPQFQHIPWFSSLCNSFWKIHYSFTDSSRVFFEKILPCIIVKSRYFWLVLFTTLATGAAVVVFYYPRLQLPDSKEFQLFKTEHPFEQYDLYLKKFFWFEKAREQDVFRKLPIRIVWGVLPVDTGDYLDPYDRGALSIDPLFDMAQPEAQLWLYKFCTQLRNQTFYQLTSGPLLFNCFIETFRLWMERRCVDGITDANRTPCCESSKFPFSVKVFNYCIKQAVGILHHNPGYFAVPVMEGVRFSKSTAKVQAIVVQYDSIYSYSNSYTEMYEFSHSVDGWVSGMLKTAPDGLKNGWFVSDLEFFDLQDSLSRGTVIAIGVAIAVSFIALLLTTLNLLMSIYAIVTIACIIIVTVASLVLLGWKLNVLESTTVSIAIGLAVDLTLHYAVAYKLSPQEDRESSVVFALSHVGSPVAMAAFTTFMAGALIFPSTVLAYLQIGTFLVLLMSISWLYSTFFFLSILSIAGPVNEFLQLSYSSFNVCSECETAAVPVEKNVFALSESTLSSSSASYPNQIPTSESHELEPLTAIKAGHIDVPKFKKKYSHRSIRPRSESLSSAPTRTRDSAIPFKMSKTPRKISLPTVSVTFHGEPNPDSSIGGATSSSTIVCADEEREPLSKDDVSDSWIGKEISL, encoded by the exons gtATGCGCGTCAAGTGGCCAATTACCCTTGTTATgtcattttcataattcttaCTGGGGCTATTCTATTTATTATCCTTAGTGTCACTCAGACTGAACTGCCAAACTTTAAAGATCCTCTATTG GGCTTTGAATCGCGTGGGACGGATCTCTCAAAACGCGCAACCGCTTGGCACAATCTCCTGAAGAGTACCAGTTGGGATGGACCCCTCACTTTCTATCCTGGCAGCATTGTGACAGACATCAGTAATGAAACCATTGAAGCGGCACAGTGGCGACAGTCTTCTTCCAAAAACGGAACGCCTGCTGCAGAGAGCTCGGGGCCGTGGCTCGAATTCGAGACGGACGAACAAAACTATGGTAGCCTGCACAAGGAGGACGATTCTGGACGCATTGTCTTTGAAAGGCCCCCCTCTCCCAACATCAAACTCACTAAAATACCAACTCTTGAAGGaaagaatttcttttgtaataatCCAT ctCGAGATTATGCTCATGTCATTATGCAATCCTCATCTGGCAAAAATCTGTTGACGGTAGAGGGCCTCAAAAGCATATGTGATGTTGACGAAAACAAACTCCGCAAGTCTGACTATTTCTCTGAGCTTTGTGAGCAGTCACCCGTCGGCTCTTGTTGCCGCAGCTGGTCCATCTCCAATTACGTCGCCTTGCTTAGAAACCTTTCCACTTGCCACGCCATCGGTCAGTCGGACGTGAACGCTGTTCTCGAACTCCTCGTCTCCTGCGCATCCTACTACCACAACATGAAACTGAGCCACGACTGTGCCATGGATCCTGCACTGTGCCGTGGCGTGCCCAGGCACTGCATCGAGTACGACGCCGTGTACAACATCCTTCACTATCTCACCGACATCAATTTCCTGAATCCCAAACATCCCCCGACCCCTCAGTTGACGTACACGGCAGTGTTTCTCCCGATCGCTCAGAGTTCGGCTGCCTTGAATTACTACGAAGATCTGGAGAGTGAGGATCTATGCAGCAACGACGTGGTGGTTGCCGGAATGGAGTTTGGCTTGAAATACAGGCTGTTCACCGTCACTCTGCAAAATGATGCAGTTTACGTGGTGTTGGCCGGAATGCTCATCTTCTTCTTTCTTTGGATATATTCGTCGTCTTTTTTTGTCACCTTCATGACGCTGTGTGGTGTTGTATTTTCCATGGCCACTGCATATTTCATGTATTCCCTTGTCTACCAGATAAAGTTTTTTCCATTCATTAATCTGCTCACCGTCATCATTATAATAG GTATAGGTGCTGATGATGCGTGTATATATTGTAAGATATGGAGCTGTGCCAAAGCGGAGAAGAGCAATGGGACACTAGTTAAGTTAGTTTGTGATACATTTCACCATGCCTGCCTCTCCATGCTTGTTACTAGTATAACAACAGCGGCTGCATTTTTTGGTAGCATGATTAGCAATATTACTGCAGTACGCTGTTTCAG CATATTTGCTGGAACTGCTGTGCTTGCCAATTTTTTCTTCACGATATCATGGCTTCCAGCTTCCGTGACGATTGCAGAGAAATGGTGCTCGAGTACTTGCCTGCTGGTATCTCCTCTAGGGTTGTATCTTCCTCAGTTCCAGCACATTCCGTGGTTCTCCTCACTCTGCAACTCCTTCTGGAAGATCCACTACAGCTTCACTGACTCTTCTCGTGTCTTCTTCGAGAAAATCCTGCCTTGCATCATCGTGAAATCGAGGTATTTCTGGCTGGTGCTCTTCACGACGTTAGCCACTGGTGCCGCGGTAGTCGTTTTCTACTACCCCAGACTCCAACTCCCCGACTCCAAAGAGTTCCAACTCTTCAAAACCGAACACCCTTTCGAACAGTATGATTTGTATCTGAAGAAATTCTTCTGGTTCGAAAAAGCGAGGGAACAAGACGTGTTCAGGAAGCTCCCCATCCGCATCGTCTGGGGTGTCTTGCCTGTGGACACCGGCGACTACTTGGACCCGTACGATCGAGGGGCTCTCTCCATCGACCCGCTTTTCGACATGGCTCAGCCTGAAGCGCAGTTGTGGCTGTACAAGTTTTGCACGCAGCTGAGGAACCAGACTTTCTACCAGCTCACGAGTGGCCCCCTCCTCTTCAACTGTTTCATCGAGACGTTCAGGTTGTGGATGGAGAGGCGGTGCGTGGACGGCATCACCGACGCGAACAGGACACCGTGCTGCGAGTCATCCAAGTTCCCGTTCAGCGTGAAAGTCTTCAACTACTGCATCAAGCAGGCAGTGGGCATTCTGCACCACAATCCAGGCTACTTCGCTGTCCCGGTCATGGAAGGAGTGCGGTTCTCCAAGTCCACCGCGAAAGTGCAAGCCATCGTCGTGCAGTACGACAGCATTTACTCCTACTCGAACTCGTACACGGAAATGTACGAGTTCAGCCACTCCGTGGATGGATGGGTGAGCGGGATGTTGAAGACCGCTCCCGATGGTTTGAAGAACGGATGGTTCGTGAGCGATTTGGAGTTCTTTGACTTGCAAGACAGTTTATCGAGGGGGACTGTGATAGCCATTGGTGTCGCCATTGCTGTTTCTTTTATTGCTCTGCTGCTTACGACTCTTAACTTGCTGATGAGTATTTACGCTATCGTTACGATCGCGTGCATCATAATAGTGACGGTTGCCTCCTTGGTGCTGTTGGGGTGGAAGTTAAACGTCCTCGAGAGCACTACTGTGTCCATAGCCATCGGACTGGCCGTGGATTTAACACTGCACTATGCCGTCGCTTACAAGCTGTCACCGCAAGAAGACCGCGAATCCTCGGTCGTCTTCGCCCTGAGCCACGTCGGCAGTCCGGTCGCGATGGCGGCTTTCACCACCTTCATGGCGGGAGCTCTGATCTTCCCTTCGACTGTCCTAGCCTACCTGCAAATAGGCACGTTCCTCGTCCTCTTGATGTCCATCAGTTGGCTCTACTCGACTTTCTTCTTCTTATCTATTTTAAGCATCGCCGGACCGGTCAACGAATTCCTGCAACTGAGCTACTCTTCTTTCAACGTCTGCTCGGAGTGCGAGACCGCTGCAGTCCCCGTCGAGAAGAACGTGTTCGCCCTCTCCGAGTCGACGCTGTCGTCGAGCAGCGCGAGCTATCCGAATCAGATACCGACCAGCGAGAGCCACGAACTGGAACCCCTGACCGCCATCAAAGCGGGTCACATCGACGTGCCGAAGTTCAAGAAGAAGTACAGCCACCGGTCCATTCGACCCCGCTCAGAGAGTCTGTCTTCTGCCCCGACTAGGACTAGAGATAGTGCCATACCTTTCAAAATGAGCAAGACTCCCAGGAAGATCAGTCTGCCCACGGTGAGTGTCACTTTTCACGGAGAACCGAATCCCGACTCGTCGATCGGGGGGGCCACGAGTTCGTCCACCATCGTGTGTGCCGACGAGGAGAGAGAACCTCTGTCGAAAGATGATGTCTCCGATTCTTGGATCGGAAAGGAAATAAGTTTATAA